The following are from one region of the Leucobacter sp. Psy1 genome:
- a CDS encoding ABC transporter ATP-binding protein/permease codes for MSQQPPGPHSTPHPGHSRPGHPGAGATAIPTHPDVRSAVPRGVQALAVGLAWLRAAALCGFLIAIGRDVDALASGHDPVAAALALAALGAIVAATSATDKLVTARVQAHAEGHLRQRIVASVFRGGLVAAQSRSGALLALATGSAERAARYRGAFLGPTIGALTTPVPVLIIAAVAIDPVVGLLLAGGAVLVPGIVVIARRTVRASGAAQRRTQAQLTAEFLRSIQGLSTLVTARAADRAGVELANRGERLRRALMRVLAVNQVLILVIDAAVTLTVLLVATLAAVSRVEAGALSLGEGLSVILIALLVIAPADLVGQFFYIGIGGRAAEQAISRQLARAPRSATAAGQGSAESEQPASPQPGHDATDRTAISLDGVTAGWTPGQEVLRDRTLQVRTGEHVALAGPSGAGKSTVSALVQAHLLPTAGRVTLLGADTRTTPAREIRRMISVVEQRTFLFHGTIAENLRVARPHATDAELWDALGQAGLEAEIRNSDHGLDTPVGEQGRNLSGGQSQRLAIARAILRDSPILILDEPTSQVDLAGEAAFLQTLEHLASGRTVLMIAHRPGAILAADRVEHLDAAGAAR; via the coding sequence GTGTCCCAGCAGCCACCAGGCCCCCACTCGACTCCTCACCCCGGTCACTCGCGCCCCGGCCACCCGGGAGCCGGTGCCACTGCAATTCCGACCCACCCGGACGTCCGCTCGGCTGTGCCCCGCGGCGTCCAGGCGCTCGCCGTCGGACTCGCGTGGCTGAGAGCCGCGGCCCTCTGCGGGTTCCTGATCGCGATCGGGCGGGACGTCGATGCCCTCGCCTCCGGTCACGACCCGGTCGCGGCGGCTCTCGCCCTGGCGGCGCTCGGTGCCATCGTCGCCGCGACCTCGGCGACGGACAAGCTGGTGACCGCTCGGGTGCAGGCGCACGCCGAGGGCCACCTGAGGCAGCGCATCGTCGCTTCGGTGTTCCGCGGGGGTCTCGTCGCCGCCCAGTCCCGCTCGGGTGCGCTGCTCGCGCTGGCGACGGGCTCCGCTGAGCGCGCAGCGCGCTACCGCGGCGCGTTCCTCGGGCCCACCATCGGTGCGCTCACGACGCCCGTACCGGTGCTCATCATCGCGGCGGTCGCGATCGACCCCGTGGTCGGGCTCCTGCTCGCGGGCGGCGCGGTGCTCGTACCGGGAATCGTCGTGATCGCCCGCCGCACCGTGCGCGCCTCCGGGGCGGCGCAGCGCCGCACGCAGGCGCAGCTCACCGCTGAGTTCCTGCGATCGATCCAGGGGCTCTCCACGCTGGTCACGGCGAGGGCCGCCGATCGCGCGGGGGTTGAACTCGCGAATCGCGGGGAGCGCCTGCGCCGCGCCCTCATGCGCGTGCTTGCGGTCAATCAGGTCCTCATCCTCGTCATCGACGCCGCCGTCACCCTCACCGTCCTCCTCGTCGCAACCCTCGCCGCGGTCTCCCGCGTCGAAGCCGGCGCGCTCTCCCTCGGCGAGGGCCTCTCCGTCATCCTGATCGCACTCCTCGTCATCGCCCCGGCCGACCTCGTGGGGCAGTTCTTCTACATCGGCATCGGCGGGCGCGCCGCCGAGCAGGCGATCAGCCGCCAGCTCGCCCGCGCCCCCCGCAGTGCCACGGCTGCAGGTCAGGGCTCCGCCGAGTCCGAGCAGCCCGCGTCACCTCAGCCGGGCCACGATGCGACGGACCGGACCGCGATCTCCCTCGACGGCGTCACGGCAGGTTGGACACCCGGTCAGGAAGTGCTGCGCGACCGCACTCTCCAGGTGCGCACCGGCGAGCACGTCGCACTGGCCGGCCCGAGCGGAGCAGGCAAGTCCACCGTCTCTGCCCTCGTGCAGGCGCACCTCTTGCCGACAGCGGGGCGGGTGACCCTCCTCGGTGCGGACACCCGCACGACGCCGGCGCGGGAGATCCGACGCATGATCTCCGTCGTCGAGCAGCGCACGTTCCTCTTCCACGGCACCATCGCAGAAAACCTACGTGTTGCACGCCCGCACGCCACCGACGCGGAGCTCTGGGATGCGCTCGGACAGGCGGGCCTGGAGGCGGAGATCCGCAACTCCGATCACGGGCTCGATACCCCGGTCGGCGAGCAGGGCAGAAACCTCTCGGGCGGGCAGAGCCAGCGACTCGCGATCGCTCGCGCGATCCTGCGCGACTCGCCGATCCTGATCCTCGACGAACCGACCTCGCAGGTGGATCTCGCCGGCGAGGCCGCGTTCCTCCAGACCCTCGAGCACCTCGCCTCCGGTCGCACCGTCCTCATGATCGCCCATCGGCCGGGAGCGATCCTCGCCGCCGACCGCGTCGAACACCTCGACGCAGCGGGAGCCGCACGATGA
- a CDS encoding ABC transporter ATP-binding protein — MTPTSPVTSRRTLTAWLFRHTSGLLPMLGASTLARIVGNLLNVAILVIAVRALLSAASGASEHLIRLALTVIALAAVKAVLRYLEQFTGHWVAFTALQRLRVLFFSRLVPQAPAATSGRASAELTERATRDIDRIEVFFAHTFPPVIASVVVPAITLVWFGIAVDPLLACLIAGFLTVALLLPFLSATATWRVSRDIAEERGRVATHVADDVQGVREVLAFEAEDSRLAALADADSALAEAQRGLGSVVGIRLAVEHLLRAACLAALLLSGRPVEDVVIAVAVLFGLWFKNAGTDDFATGLDAAFAACDRVRSVVEAPPAVADTGTGAVPGGGGASVEFAGVSFTYPGTRTPALTEVTTAFAAGGWHAIVGVSGSGKSTVASLLTRSWDPDAGEIRLAGVPLPTLSLEALREAVALVDQRPTLFPGTLAENLRLARTDATDAELEAALQDVCLGPESLPDGLETEVGERGTTLSGGQLQRVALARALVAEPRLLVLDEALSQLDAATARTVRSRLVARFRARANAGGDVSGPTVIEITHRADEVAEHGGVSVIDRGALVESGTADELLARRGAFARLALRDA; from the coding sequence ATGACCCCCACCTCCCCAGTCACCAGCCGCCGCACCCTCACCGCATGGCTCTTCCGCCACACGAGCGGCCTGCTCCCGATGCTCGGCGCATCGACCCTCGCGCGCATCGTCGGCAACCTCCTGAACGTCGCGATCCTCGTCATCGCCGTCCGGGCACTGCTCAGCGCCGCCTCCGGAGCGTCGGAGCACCTCATCCGGCTGGCGCTCACCGTGATAGCGCTCGCCGCCGTCAAGGCGGTACTGCGATACCTCGAGCAGTTCACCGGACACTGGGTCGCCTTCACCGCGCTGCAGCGGCTCCGGGTGCTCTTCTTCAGTCGGCTCGTTCCCCAGGCTCCCGCAGCGACGTCGGGGCGCGCGTCGGCCGAGCTCACGGAACGCGCCACCCGCGACATCGACCGCATCGAAGTCTTCTTCGCGCATACGTTCCCGCCGGTGATCGCCTCAGTCGTTGTACCGGCCATCACGCTGGTCTGGTTCGGGATCGCGGTCGACCCGCTCCTCGCCTGCCTCATCGCCGGATTCCTCACCGTCGCCTTGCTCCTGCCTTTCCTGAGCGCGACGGCGACCTGGCGTGTCTCACGCGACATCGCAGAAGAACGCGGACGCGTCGCCACCCACGTCGCCGACGATGTGCAGGGCGTGCGCGAGGTGCTGGCCTTCGAGGCGGAGGACTCCCGCCTCGCCGCGCTCGCCGACGCGGACTCGGCACTCGCCGAAGCGCAACGCGGACTCGGCAGCGTGGTCGGCATCAGGCTCGCCGTCGAGCACCTGCTGCGTGCCGCCTGTCTCGCAGCCCTGCTCCTGAGCGGCCGCCCGGTCGAGGACGTCGTGATTGCGGTCGCCGTGCTCTTCGGGCTGTGGTTCAAGAACGCGGGAACCGACGACTTCGCCACGGGACTCGACGCCGCCTTCGCCGCGTGCGACCGCGTGCGCAGCGTCGTCGAGGCGCCGCCCGCGGTCGCCGACACGGGCACCGGCGCTGTACCGGGAGGCGGCGGGGCATCGGTCGAGTTCGCGGGGGTATCGTTCACCTATCCCGGCACCAGGACACCGGCGCTCACCGAGGTCACGACGGCGTTCGCGGCCGGCGGCTGGCACGCGATCGTCGGCGTCTCCGGAAGCGGGAAGTCCACCGTCGCGTCGCTGCTCACCCGATCCTGGGATCCGGATGCCGGCGAGATCAGGCTGGCCGGCGTACCGCTCCCTACGCTCTCCCTCGAAGCGCTGCGCGAGGCAGTCGCTCTCGTCGATCAGCGCCCCACCCTCTTCCCAGGCACCCTCGCCGAGAACCTTCGGCTCGCACGGACCGACGCCACCGACGCCGAGCTCGAAGCGGCGTTGCAGGACGTCTGCCTCGGCCCCGAGTCGCTGCCCGATGGCCTGGAGACAGAGGTCGGCGAGCGCGGGACCACGCTCTCGGGTGGGCAATTGCAGCGCGTCGCGCTCGCGCGGGCTCTCGTCGCCGAACCGCGGCTGCTCGTTCTCGACGAAGCGCTGAGCCAGCTCGACGCTGCCACGGCCCGCACCGTCCGGTCCCGTCTCGTCGCACGCTTCCGCGCTCGAGCGAACGCCGGAGGCGACGTCTCAGGCCCGACGGTCATCGAGATCACCCACCGGGCCGACGAGGTCGCCGAACACGGAGGCGTTTCTGTGATCGACCGCGGCGCCCTCGTCGAATCAGGAACCGCCGACGAACTCCTCGCTCGCCGGGGTGCATTCGCGAGACTCGCGCTGCGCGACGCGTAG
- a CDS encoding NAD(P)/FAD-dependent oxidoreductase: protein MSAPLESLGQTEPRPTGPAPHFEVAVVGAGPAGLAAAASAAERGARVAVIDAAEQPGGQFWRHRSEAAGIRDDGSLHHGWKTYLDLRRRFDSGVDTSRITYLPRTSVWMAQRRPQGFTLRLSSSFGTTTGPSTVHASALVLATGGYDRQLPVPGWELPGVMAAGGIQAFIKQNGALPGSRFVVAGTGPFLLPVAANIVEAGGSVAAVCESADLSGWLPRAHRALAVPEKGLEGAEYAWTFVKHRIPYRTRTVVTEILGDSAVEAVRTARVRRDGTEVPGSARTIDGVDSVGLGWGFTPQLELPVALGARTRVDVDGSLVADVDAAQRSSVPGLYLAGELTGVGGAALAVVEGAVAGRAAALATTTGTDGSGAIATAREARTISRQRAFAEAMHLAHPLPPGWESRMRDETVVCRCEEVTAGAILGARDEMDAADSRTQKGVNRAGMGWCQGRVCGVAVACLSGSAPQAKSDDPMISLRQNANRPIAQPIPLGDLRDLVD, encoded by the coding sequence ATGAGCGCGCCCCTCGAGAGCCTCGGCCAGACAGAGCCCCGTCCCACCGGACCTGCTCCGCACTTCGAGGTCGCCGTCGTGGGCGCGGGGCCGGCGGGTCTCGCCGCGGCGGCGAGCGCTGCCGAGCGCGGTGCCCGTGTGGCCGTCATCGATGCGGCAGAGCAGCCGGGCGGCCAGTTCTGGCGGCACCGGTCGGAGGCCGCAGGCATCCGGGACGACGGGTCGCTGCACCACGGCTGGAAGACCTACCTCGACCTGCGTCGACGCTTCGACTCCGGCGTGGATACGTCGCGGATCACCTATCTGCCCCGCACCAGTGTGTGGATGGCGCAGCGACGGCCGCAGGGCTTCACTCTGCGGCTGTCGTCGAGCTTCGGTACGACGACGGGCCCGTCCACCGTCCACGCGTCCGCCCTGGTCCTCGCGACCGGCGGGTACGACCGGCAGCTGCCGGTGCCCGGGTGGGAGCTGCCCGGTGTGATGGCCGCTGGCGGCATTCAGGCGTTCATCAAACAGAATGGCGCACTCCCCGGTTCGCGTTTCGTCGTGGCTGGCACCGGCCCGTTCCTCCTGCCGGTCGCCGCGAACATCGTCGAGGCCGGTGGCAGCGTCGCGGCGGTGTGCGAGTCAGCGGATCTCTCCGGCTGGTTGCCACGCGCGCACCGCGCGCTCGCGGTGCCGGAGAAGGGGCTCGAAGGCGCCGAGTACGCATGGACCTTCGTCAAGCATCGAATCCCGTATCGCACCCGCACCGTGGTCACGGAGATCCTCGGCGACTCCGCAGTTGAGGCGGTGCGAACCGCTCGGGTCCGTCGCGACGGGACCGAAGTGCCCGGAAGCGCGCGAACGATCGACGGCGTCGATTCCGTCGGGCTCGGCTGGGGCTTCACCCCGCAGCTGGAACTTCCCGTCGCCCTCGGCGCCCGGACACGGGTGGACGTCGATGGATCCCTCGTCGCCGATGTCGACGCGGCCCAGCGCTCCAGCGTGCCCGGCCTGTATCTCGCCGGCGAACTGACCGGCGTCGGCGGCGCGGCGCTCGCGGTCGTCGAGGGTGCCGTGGCGGGGCGTGCAGCGGCGCTCGCGACCACCACCGGCACGGATGGCTCCGGCGCCATCGCCACGGCCCGTGAGGCGCGGACCATCAGTCGGCAGCGCGCCTTCGCCGAGGCGATGCACCTCGCACACCCGCTCCCGCCCGGGTGGGAGTCGCGCATGCGCGACGAGACCGTCGTGTGCCGCTGCGAGGAGGTCACCGCCGGGGCGATCCTCGGCGCCCGCGATGAGATGGATGCGGCCGACTCGCGCACCCAGAAGGGCGTGAACCGGGCCGGCATGGGGTGGTGCCAGGGCCGCGTCTGCGGCGTCGCGGTGGCCTGCCTCTCGGGCTCGGCGCCGCAGGCGAAGTCTGACGACCCGATGATCTCGCTGCGCCAGAACGCGAACCGGCCCATCGCCCAGCCGATCCCGCTCGGCGACCTGCGCGACCTCGTCGACTGA
- a CDS encoding DUF2568 domain-containing protein, with protein MSTPADTHAPATAPHSRATAALQLLRAVGHVIAVGCIGLWGFLAWPLPFPGVLTGLGLLALAIVVWALFLSPRPVLRTDRFGQAFIELLFIAAAVAAMLDAGIPWVLAGVFGVAAAVLGYLVPARLRSAAA; from the coding sequence ATGAGTACCCCCGCCGACACGCACGCCCCCGCCACTGCTCCGCACAGTCGCGCGACCGCAGCCCTGCAGCTGCTCCGCGCCGTCGGACACGTCATCGCGGTCGGCTGCATCGGACTGTGGGGGTTCCTCGCGTGGCCGCTCCCCTTCCCCGGGGTGCTGACCGGGCTCGGTCTCCTCGCTCTCGCGATCGTGGTGTGGGCGCTGTTCCTCTCCCCGCGCCCCGTGCTCCGCACGGATCGATTCGGCCAGGCCTTCATCGAGTTGCTGTTCATCGCCGCCGCGGTCGCCGCGATGCTCGACGCCGGTATCCCCTGGGTGCTGGCGGGCGTCTTCGGTGTCGCCGCCGCCGTGCTCGGGTACCTCGTCCCGGCACGCCTGCGCTCCGCCGCCGCCTGA